The genome window TCCTGAGCGAAGACATCGCCAAGGCGATCGAAAAGGAGGGCGGCAAGACCCAGTTGATGACCGTCGGCGGCGCCGCTCTGACCGCCACCCGCGACGGCGACGCCATCGTCCTCACCGACCCGGCCGGCGCCAAGGCCAGGGTCACCGCGGCCGATTCCAGGCACTCCAACGGCATCGTCCACAAGATCGACACGGTGCTCACCCCGGCCTGAGCAAATCCTATTTCACGAAACCACTGCTGTCTCCACTAGCGGCGCGCCGCGACCTCGTTATAACCGGCCCCGACCACGGGGCAGCAGACGGGGAAGCATCTTCCATGAAGGCGACGATCGAACGGGCCACCCTCCTCAAGAGCCTCGGCCACGTCCAGTCGGTGGTCGAGCGCCGCAACACCATTCCAATCCTCTCCAACGTTCTTATCGAAGCGAGCGAGGACGGCGCGATCCGCCTGATGGCGACCGACCTCGACCTCCAAGTCGACGAAAGCGTCGCGGCACAGGTCGAGCAGGCCGGCGCCACCACCGTCCCGGCCCACACCTTCCACGACATCGTCCGCAAATTGCCCGAAGGCAGCCAAGTCGAACTGACCGCCGCCGAGGGCAAGATGCAGGTCGTCGCCGGCCGCTCGCGCTTCAACCTCTCGACCCTGCCGCGCGACGACTTTCCGGTCATCGCCGAAGGGGAGCTTCCGACCCGCTTCGAGCTTCCCGCCGCGACCCTTCGCCAGATCATCGACAAGACCCGCTTCGCGATCAGCAGCGAGGAGACGCGCTACTATCTGATGGGTATCTTCCTCCACGTCGCCGACGACAAGCTCAAGGCCGCGGCCACCGATGGCCATCGCCTCGCGCGCATCACGATGGAGCGTCCCGAGGGCGCCGAATCGATGCCCGACATCATCATCCCGCGCAAATGCGTCCAGGAACTGCGCAAGCTGCTCGACGAGGTCGAGGGGACGGTCGAGGTTTCGCTGTCGCCGACCAAGGTCCGCTTCGGGCTCGGCAGCGCGGTGCTGACCTCAAAGCTCATCGACGGCACCTTCCCCGACTACAACCGGGTCATCCCGACCGCCAACGACAAGCTCCTCAAGCTCGATCCCAAAAGCTTCGCTGCCGGCGTCGACCGTGTCGCCACCATCGCCTCCGAGAAGACCCGCGCGGTCAAGATGAGCGTGGATCGCGACAAGGTGACACTGTCGGTCTCGAGCCCGGAGAGCGGCACCGCGACCGAGGAGATTGCGGCCGACTATGGCAATGACTCGCTCGAAATCGGCTTCAACGCGCGCTACCTGCTCGACATTTTGCAGCAGATCGAAGGCGACAACGTCGAGGTCCATCTCGCCGATGCGGCCGCCCCGACCTTGCTTCGCGAAAAGGATGACAGCGCCGCGCTCTACGTCCTGATGCCGATGCGCGTCTGACGCAGGAAACAGCTCCTTAACCCCGCGCCGCTACAAGCACCTCATGTGTGCGTAGCGGGGATGTCGATGCTCTTTCTTCTTGCCGCCATGGCCATGTCGCTCCCGCAGGCAACGCCTGCTTCCCGGTCACCGGCCGCCGTGTCGCGCCCGATGATGGCGCGCGAAGCGCGGCTCGCGCAGGCGCGCTGGCTGATCGAGCTCTTTCACCCTGAGGCAGAGATGGTTGCCAGCAACATGGCGATGTGGACCATCCGCGTGCGGCGGTCGGGGCACGCCGACCCGGCCCTCGCGAAGATCGAGCGCGAATATCCGGGTGCCATCGACGCCTACATCGCCGGGGCGCGCCCGGTCGCGATCCGCAACGCGGCATCCTTCGTCCGCACCGCGAAGTCCCGCAAAGCGGCAGTTTTCGCCGACCGCCTTTCCGCAACCGATCTCGTCAAGCTGATCGACTTCTACCGCAGCCCGGTCGGCGCAAAGCTGTTGCGCATTCAACAGCAACCGGGCGAGATCGCCCGGTTGCTCCGCCAGGCGCACGCGGGCCGATTGCCGCCGATCGACGAATTGATTGTTGCGCGCGAGCGCCGCGAGCAGAAGGAAAAGTCGGTGCGAGGGCTTGATGCCGATGAGCTCGTCGAAGTCCTGAAGTTCCAGGGCGACCCGGTCGCGCTGCGTTATGCTGACGCCGTAGCAGTCGCCGATCGCGAACTTCTCGAACTGATCCGCAATCCGGATGCCGCCCGGATCGCGCAGGAAAATGAAGCCGGCACGCGCAGTCTCGACGCGCATATCGAGAAGCTCAGAACCGCACAGCGTTAAATGCCGCGCCGACCAGCGCTGGTCGGGTCACCGACAGCGCGATAGGGAAAAGCGTGCTCGCGCGTCTCGCCCTCACCGATTTCCGCAATCACGCGGACGCGGTCATGTCGCCGGGTCCCGGCTTCGTCCTGCTGAGCGGGCCCAATGGGGCCGGCAAGACAAATATCCTCGAAGCGGTCTCGCTGCTGGCTCCCGGCCGCGGGCTGCGCCGCGCGGCGCTGTCGGAGATGGCGTTCAAAGCCGGGGCGGGAAGCTTTGCCGTTTCGGCGCGATTGGCTGACGGCAGCGAGGTCGGCACCGGAACATCGCCCACCTCACCCGAGCGGCGGCAGGTCCGGATCAACGGCGCCACTGCCTCGGTCAATGCGCTGTCCGAGCGCCTTTCGATATTGTGGCTGACCCCGGCGATGGATCGGCTGTTCAATGACAGCGCCGGTGCCCGCCGACGCTTCCTCGACCGGTTGGTGCTGGCGCTCGAGCCGGGCCATGCTCACCACAGCGCGCGCTACGAGGCGGCGATGCGCGCGCGCAACAAGTTGCTGGCCGAACCTGAGGGCGCCGACCCACAGTGGCTCGCCGCGCTCGAGGCGGGGATGGCGGAGCACGGCACGTTGCTCGCCGCTGCCCGGTCACGAACGGTCAAAGCCCTCGCCGAGGGGTTGGTAGCGAGGGCGGAGGGAGACTTTCCGCGCGCCGGCCTGGCGTTGACCGGGCGGGAGCAGGACGATCTCGCCGCGACATTGTGCGCCAATCGAGGTCGGGACGCCGCCGCCGGCAGGGCTACGGCCGGACCCCACCGCCAGGACCTGGAAGTCACCTATCTGGCGAAAACTCAACCCGCCGCGCTCGGCTCGACCGGGGAACAAAAGGCCCTACTGATCGGCCTTATCCTGGCGCACGCGGACCTGGTCGCCGAGCGCCGCGGCGCGGCGCCGGTGCTGCTGCTCGACGAAGTGGCGGCGCACCTGGACCCGAGCCGCCGCGCCGCCTTGTTCGCTCGCCTCGGTGGGCGTGGGCAGGTGTGGATGACGGCCACGGAGGCGGCGCTATTTGAGGGGATTGGGAACGGCGTTCATTATCAGGTTGCCGACGGGACCGTGCTCGGCACCTGAACCTGCACCTTGGGCCGGGTGCGCAATGATCATGCACTTGCTATCGTAGCGCAGAAGGGGAGCACCTTTGCAGCTCGATCGCCGATCAGTCGTGGCCGGTCTTTCCGCGAGCTTGCTCCCCACTTCGGTGAGCGCGAAGTTACCCGCCGACATCGGTCGTCTGCGCGACTGGCTGACCGCGCTTCATCCCGGGCTGTACCGCTACCAGACTCCCGCACAGTTCGAACGCCGCGTGGCAGGGCTGGCCTTGGAATGGCAGCTGCGGCCAGCGCTTGCTGCACGCTTCCTGGCACTGTCGCGCTTCCTGGCCGCGATCCGCTGCGGCCACAGCTTCTGCAATCCCAACAACCAGACCGACGCGATTGCTGCGGATCTGTTGCCCGGCAAGCGGCTGTTGCCGTTGCACTTTCGCTGGATCGGCCAGCGGATGGTCGTGGTGCGGGATCCCTGGAAGGTAGGCGTGGCGCCCGGGTCGGAAGTCCTTGCCATCGATCGGGTCCGTACGCCGCGGATCCTCGCCGCGCTGCTGCCTTATGTTCGCGCGGACGGTCACAATATCGCCAAGCAGCGGAGTCTGCTCTCGATCGTCGGCAACGACCGATTCGAGACGTTCGACATCTTCCATCCCTTGCTGTTCGCTGACCAAGGGGACTTTTTCGTGACTCTGCGCGACCCGGCGGGTCGCGTCGCCGGGCGTCGATTGACGCCAATCGACCGCGCGGCGCGCGCCGCCGCCCAGCCGCCCTCGCTCGACCGCTCCGGAACCGCTCCCTGGTGGACATTCGAGCAGCGCGGGCCGACGGCCATCCTGACCATGGACAATTGGGCGGTCTACCAGACCAAATGGGCGTGGCAGGAATGGCTCCAGGCGAAATTCGCGGAAATGGTTGCAGCTGGCTCCAAAACGCTGATCGTCGATTTGCGTGGCAACGAGGGCGGGATCGACATCGGCGACCATCTGATCGCCCATCTCATCTACCGTCCGCTGGAGCCGTTCCGCTACCGGCGTTTGCTGCGCTTCCGCTCAGTCCCGCAATCGCTTCGCGCCGGGCTGAAGACTTGGGACAAGAGCTTTTTCGAGCTCGGCGCCGGCGCTCGCCCGGCCGAA of Sphingomonas mesophila contains these proteins:
- a CDS encoding S41 family peptidase, with the translated sequence MSAKLPADIGRLRDWLTALHPGLYRYQTPAQFERRVAGLALEWQLRPALAARFLALSRFLAAIRCGHSFCNPNNQTDAIAADLLPGKRLLPLHFRWIGQRMVVVRDPWKVGVAPGSEVLAIDRVRTPRILAALLPYVRADGHNIAKQRSLLSIVGNDRFETFDIFHPLLFADQGDFFVTLRDPAGRVAGRRLTPIDRAARAAAQPPSLDRSGTAPWWTFEQRGPTAILTMDNWAVYQTKWAWQEWLQAKFAEMVAAGSKTLIVDLRGNEGGIDIGDHLIAHLIYRPLEPFRYRRLLRFRSVPQSLRAGLKTWDKSFFELGAGARPAEQGFLELTSAEDGPSAVLQPRTPRFAGKLIVLTDAANSSATNQFAARVQEKKLGTLVGGETGGNQRGINGGAFFFATLPESGLEFDLPLIATHPPRPMPDRGVVPDVPIAVTAADIAAGRDTVLEAAIRLAAKG
- a CDS encoding DUF2059 domain-containing protein, translating into MLFLLAAMAMSLPQATPASRSPAAVSRPMMAREARLAQARWLIELFHPEAEMVASNMAMWTIRVRRSGHADPALAKIEREYPGAIDAYIAGARPVAIRNAASFVRTAKSRKAAVFADRLSATDLVKLIDFYRSPVGAKLLRIQQQPGEIARLLRQAHAGRLPPIDELIVARERREQKEKSVRGLDADELVEVLKFQGDPVALRYADAVAVADRELLELIRNPDAARIAQENEAGTRSLDAHIEKLRTAQR
- the recF gene encoding DNA replication/repair protein RecF (All proteins in this family for which functions are known are DNA-binding proteins that assist the filamentation of RecA onto DNA for the initiation of recombination or recombinational repair.), giving the protein MLARLALTDFRNHADAVMSPGPGFVLLSGPNGAGKTNILEAVSLLAPGRGLRRAALSEMAFKAGAGSFAVSARLADGSEVGTGTSPTSPERRQVRINGATASVNALSERLSILWLTPAMDRLFNDSAGARRRFLDRLVLALEPGHAHHSARYEAAMRARNKLLAEPEGADPQWLAALEAGMAEHGTLLAAARSRTVKALAEGLVARAEGDFPRAGLALTGREQDDLAATLCANRGRDAAAGRATAGPHRQDLEVTYLAKTQPAALGSTGEQKALLIGLILAHADLVAERRGAAPVLLLDEVAAHLDPSRRAALFARLGGRGQVWMTATEAALFEGIGNGVHYQVADGTVLGT
- the dnaN gene encoding DNA polymerase III subunit beta; amino-acid sequence: MKATIERATLLKSLGHVQSVVERRNTIPILSNVLIEASEDGAIRLMATDLDLQVDESVAAQVEQAGATTVPAHTFHDIVRKLPEGSQVELTAAEGKMQVVAGRSRFNLSTLPRDDFPVIAEGELPTRFELPAATLRQIIDKTRFAISSEETRYYLMGIFLHVADDKLKAAATDGHRLARITMERPEGAESMPDIIIPRKCVQELRKLLDEVEGTVEVSLSPTKVRFGLGSAVLTSKLIDGTFPDYNRVIPTANDKLLKLDPKSFAAGVDRVATIASEKTRAVKMSVDRDKVTLSVSSPESGTATEEIAADYGNDSLEIGFNARYLLDILQQIEGDNVEVHLADAAAPTLLREKDDSAALYVLMPMRV